Proteins co-encoded in one Melopsittacus undulatus isolate bMelUnd1 chromosome 18, bMelUnd1.mat.Z, whole genome shotgun sequence genomic window:
- the ADRA1A gene encoding alpha-1A adrenergic receptor isoform X2: MAFLPGNSSDCSNCTHSVGPVNVTKAILLGVILGGLIVFGVLGNILVILSVACHRHLHSVTHYYIINLAIADLLLTSTVLPFSATMEILGYWVFGRIFCNIWAAVDVLCCTASIMSLCIISIDRYIGVSYPLRYPSIVTEKRGLLALLCVWALSLVISIGPLFGWKEPAPEDETICQITEEPGYVLFSALGSFYLPLTIILVMYCRVYVVAKRENKGLTSGLKTERSHSEEVTLRIHRKNAPEASGSASHPKSKHHFSVRLLKFSREKKAAKTLGIVVGCFVLCWLPFFVVMPLGGRWRTHI; encoded by the exons ATGGCTTTCCTCCCTGGAAACTCCTCGGACTGCTCCAACTGCACCCACTCTGTGGGGCCTGTGAACGTTACAAAGGCCATTTTACTAGGTGTTATTCTAGGGGGGCTGattgtttttggggttttgggtaaTATTCTGGTGATTCTCTCTGTAGCCTGTCACAGACACCTTCACAGTGTTACCCACTATTATATCATTAACCTGGCTATAGCTGACCTCCTCTTGACTTCCACTGTCCTGCCCTTCTCAGCTACTATGGAGATTTTGGGCTACTGGGTCTTTGGGAGGATCTTCTGCAACATCTGGGCAGCTGTTGATGTCCTTTGCTGCACTGCTTCCATTATGAGCCTCTGTATCATCTCGATAGACAGATACATCGGGGTGAGCTACCCACTGAGATACCCAAGTATAGTGACAGAGAAGAGGGGTCTCCTGGCACTACTGTGTGTTTGGGCATTGTCCCTGGTGATATCGATTGGACCTCTTTTTGGCTGGAAGGAACCAGCACCAGAAGATGAGACCATCTGTCAAATCACTGAGGAGCCTGGCTACGTGCTGTTCTCTGCTCTAGGCTCCTTCTACCTCCCCCTGACTATTATCTTGGTGATGTATTGCCGAGTGTATGTAGTGgccaaaagggaaaacaaaggtcTCACTTCTGGTCTGAAGACAGAGAGATCTCATTCTGAAGAAGTCACCCTACGGATCCATCGCAAAAATGCTCCTGAAGCAAGCGGATCAGCATCCCACCCCAAGAGCAAGCATCACTTCTCAGTGCGTCTCCTCAAGTTCTCCAGGGAAAAGAAGGCTGCCAAGACCCTGGGAATAGTGGTGGGATGCTTCGTGCTCTGCTGGCTTCCATTTTTTGTAGTAATGCCTCTTG GAGGTAGATGGAGAACTCACATCTGA